One Actinosynnema pretiosum DNA segment encodes these proteins:
- a CDS encoding transcriptional regulator: protein MPYTVILRTGALDSAIAGAGLDGVSAAAAMSLSPSALAVVRAGVRPPDAEFIAGALVAFPELGFGDLFEITREADDELGDELGDEADD from the coding sequence ATGCCTTACACCGTCATCCTGCGCACCGGAGCCCTGGACTCGGCGATCGCCGGGGCGGGGCTCGACGGCGTCTCCGCGGCGGCGGCGATGTCGCTGTCGCCGTCGGCGCTGGCCGTGGTGCGCGCGGGCGTGCGACCGCCGGACGCGGAGTTCATCGCGGGGGCGCTGGTGGCGTTCCCGGAGCTGGGGTTCGGGGACCTGTTCGAGATCACCCGCGAGGCGGACGACGAGCTGGGCGACGAGCTGGGCGACGAGGCGGACGACTGA
- a CDS encoding ABC transporter permease, with protein MFSIALSELRQLFRNRLVLITSLVMPAAVSAFFINQHEVFAGLGGLGYIATIVLFTVASIGLYTTVVTTLASRRQNLFLKRLRSTPLSDAGILAGLVLPLTLISLVQVAVILVVLAAVTSAPENPALLVVAVLATLVMLLGLGLATAGVTNSPEHAQVTTLPVTLGVIGVASWVGIAGTEELALVKRLLPGGAAAELVGDAWNGGAELGDSLLLLGPTLAWVVVAVLLAARMFRWEPRR; from the coding sequence ATGTTCTCGATCGCGCTCAGCGAGCTGCGCCAGCTGTTCCGCAACCGGCTGGTGCTGATCACCAGCCTGGTCATGCCCGCGGCGGTCAGCGCGTTCTTCATCAACCAGCACGAGGTGTTCGCCGGGCTCGGCGGGCTGGGGTACATCGCGACGATCGTGCTGTTCACCGTGGCCTCGATCGGGCTGTACACGACCGTGGTGACCACGCTGGCCTCACGCAGGCAGAACCTGTTCCTCAAGCGGCTGCGCTCGACGCCGCTGAGCGACGCGGGCATCCTCGCCGGGCTGGTGCTGCCGCTGACGCTGATCTCGCTGGTGCAGGTCGCGGTGATCCTGGTGGTGCTGGCGGCGGTGACCAGCGCGCCGGAGAACCCGGCGCTGCTGGTGGTGGCGGTGCTGGCGACGCTGGTGATGCTGCTGGGGCTGGGGTTGGCGACGGCCGGGGTGACGAACTCGCCGGAGCACGCGCAGGTGACGACGCTTCCGGTCACGCTCGGCGTGATCGGCGTGGCGAGCTGGGTGGGCATCGCGGGGACCGAGGAGCTCGCGCTGGTCAAGCGGCTGCTGCCGGGCGGCGCGGCGGCGGAGCTGGTGGGCGACGCGTGGAACGGGGGCGCGGAGCTGGGCGACTCGCTGCTGCTGCTGGGGCCGACGCTGGCGTGGGTCGTGGTGGCGGTGCTGCTGGCGGCCCGCATGTTCCGCTGGGAACCGCGCCGCTGA
- a CDS encoding ABC transporter ATP-binding protein, producing MTSTAVIDVEKLNLAYGDFQAVKDLSFQVRRGELYALLGTNGAGKTSTLEIVEGHRGATSGTVRVFGKDPRDRRAVRPRMGIMLQESGFAPELTARESVALIGALSGREDDVDRVLDVVDLTRKAGTKVSQLSGGEKRRLDFATAVYGTPDLIFLDEPTTGLDIQSRDDLWEAVDRLRENGSTIVLTTHYLEEAQQRADRIGLMHRGSLRREGTVAELTRALPSAIRFSLPPNAPQPPLPATRLDGGALRVETFELENDLHALLGWARANGVALPDLEAGPTRLDDVFRSLDDN from the coding sequence ATGACCTCCACCGCTGTCATCGACGTCGAGAAGCTGAACCTGGCCTACGGCGACTTCCAGGCCGTGAAGGACCTGTCGTTCCAGGTCCGGCGCGGTGAGCTGTACGCGCTGCTGGGCACCAACGGGGCGGGCAAGACCTCGACGCTGGAGATCGTCGAGGGGCACCGGGGCGCCACGTCCGGGACCGTGCGGGTGTTCGGCAAGGACCCGCGCGACCGGCGGGCGGTGCGGCCCCGGATGGGGATCATGCTGCAGGAGAGCGGGTTCGCGCCGGAGCTGACGGCGCGCGAGTCGGTCGCGCTGATCGGGGCGCTGAGCGGGCGCGAGGACGACGTGGACCGGGTGCTCGACGTCGTCGACCTGACCCGCAAGGCGGGCACGAAGGTCTCGCAGCTGTCCGGCGGCGAGAAGCGGCGGCTGGACTTCGCGACCGCCGTGTACGGCACCCCCGACCTGATCTTCCTGGACGAGCCGACGACCGGCCTGGACATCCAGTCCCGCGACGACCTGTGGGAGGCGGTGGACCGGTTGCGGGAGAACGGTTCCACGATCGTGCTCACCACGCACTACCTGGAGGAGGCGCAGCAGCGCGCCGACCGGATCGGGCTGATGCACCGGGGCTCGCTCCGGCGGGAGGGCACGGTGGCCGAGCTGACGCGGGCGCTGCCGTCGGCGATCCGGTTCTCCCTGCCGCCGAACGCGCCGCAGCCGCCGCTGCCCGCCACGCGGCTCGACGGCGGGGCGCTGCGGGTGGAGACGTTCGAGCTGGAGAACGACCTGCACGCGCTGCTGGGGTGGGCGCGCGCGAACGGGGTGGCGCTGCCGGACCTGGAGGCCGGGCCGACCCGGCTGGACGACGTGTTCCGCTCGCTCGACGACAACTGA
- a CDS encoding sensor histidine kinase: protein MRTGSPRERERTVVTRGPIRRLNLLSGVPPLVLVAAVSIFVDATTLVQAAVMLVGASVGVVGYLLWTSGDLHRFLLPLLAAGAAVWVLTALVTGGATGYLGLAIVGTFAIPTLPRHRYPAIVGLIAFTAAVGGVKVLLDGPDVLHEYVTLPAAVTALMAAAMFPSQRFYDIVNELDEAREREAELAVVRERVRFASDLHDIQGHTLHVVKLKVALARKLLRVDVDRAEEELREVHALVADTIAQTKDLVYAQRRLNLSAELENAKNLFEAAGIRVRLRRESDVDEGASELLGQVLRETTTNILRHAQATRVAITLSASAITIVNDGAQDAPPALRGLAALAERLAGRGGTLTAEQRDGSFTTAARLPATGQEGDR, encoded by the coding sequence ATGAGGACCGGATCACCGCGCGAGCGCGAGCGGACGGTGGTCACGCGAGGGCCCATCCGCAGGCTCAACCTCCTCAGCGGGGTCCCGCCGCTGGTCCTGGTGGCCGCGGTGAGCATCTTCGTCGACGCCACCACCCTCGTCCAGGCCGCCGTCATGCTGGTCGGGGCGTCGGTCGGGGTGGTCGGCTACCTGCTGTGGACCTCCGGCGACCTGCACCGGTTCCTGCTCCCGCTGCTGGCCGCGGGCGCCGCGGTGTGGGTGCTCACCGCGCTGGTCACCGGCGGGGCCACCGGGTACCTCGGCCTCGCGATCGTCGGCACGTTCGCGATCCCCACGCTGCCCCGCCACCGCTACCCGGCGATCGTCGGGCTGATCGCGTTCACCGCCGCCGTGGGCGGGGTGAAGGTCCTGCTCGACGGCCCCGACGTCCTCCACGAGTACGTCACCCTCCCCGCCGCGGTCACCGCGCTGATGGCCGCGGCGATGTTCCCCAGCCAGCGGTTCTACGACATCGTCAACGAGCTGGACGAGGCCCGCGAGCGCGAGGCCGAGCTGGCGGTGGTGCGCGAGCGGGTCCGGTTCGCGAGCGACCTGCACGACATCCAGGGGCACACGCTGCACGTGGTCAAGCTCAAGGTCGCGCTGGCGCGGAAGCTGCTGCGGGTGGACGTGGACCGCGCCGAGGAGGAGCTGCGGGAGGTGCACGCCCTGGTCGCCGACACCATCGCGCAGACCAAGGACCTGGTGTACGCGCAGCGGCGGCTCAACCTGTCCGCCGAGCTGGAGAACGCCAAGAACCTGTTCGAGGCGGCGGGAATCCGGGTGCGGCTGCGCCGAGAGTCCGATGTGGACGAAGGCGCGAGCGAGCTGCTCGGCCAGGTGCTGCGCGAGACCACCACGAACATCCTGCGGCACGCCCAGGCCACCCGCGTGGCCATCACCCTGTCCGCGTCCGCGATCACCATCGTCAACGACGGCGCCCAGGACGCCCCGCCCGCCCTGCGCGGACTCGCCGCCCTGGCCGAACGCCTCGCCGGGCGCGGTGGGACGCTGACCGCCGAGCAGCGCGACGGCTCCTTCACGACCGCGGCGCGGCTGCCCGCGACCGGCCAGGAGGGGGACCGATGA
- a CDS encoding response regulator transcription factor, whose translation MTTVVLADDEALLRKAMAALLPLEGEITVLAEAHDGESAVDATLRHRPDVLVVDLEMPGVDGLGAVARIRAELPGQVILMLTRHARPGVLRKALKLGVQGFVSKAADPSHIATVIKTLHGGKRWVDPDVSALAVVDDCPLTDREVDVLRVTSEGYSVADIAARLHLAEGTVRNYLSNAMQKTQTRTRHEAARYAREHDWL comes from the coding sequence ATGACCACCGTGGTGCTCGCCGACGACGAGGCGCTGCTGCGCAAGGCCATGGCGGCGCTGCTGCCGCTGGAGGGCGAGATCACCGTGCTCGCCGAGGCCCACGACGGCGAGTCCGCCGTCGACGCCACCCTGCGCCACCGGCCCGACGTGCTCGTCGTCGACCTGGAGATGCCCGGCGTCGACGGCCTCGGCGCGGTCGCCCGCATCCGCGCCGAACTGCCCGGCCAGGTGATCCTGATGCTGACCAGGCACGCCCGCCCCGGCGTGCTGCGCAAGGCGCTGAAGCTGGGCGTGCAGGGCTTCGTCAGCAAGGCCGCCGACCCCTCGCACATCGCGACCGTGATCAAGACCCTGCACGGCGGCAAGCGCTGGGTGGACCCGGACGTGTCCGCGCTGGCCGTCGTGGACGACTGCCCCCTCACCGACCGCGAGGTCGACGTCCTGCGCGTGACGAGCGAGGGCTACTCGGTGGCCGACATCGCCGCCCGGCTGCACCTGGCCGAGGGGACCGTGCGCAACTACCTGTCGAACGCGATGCAGAAGACGCAGACGCGCACCAGGCACGAGGCGGCCCGGTACGCGCGCGAGCACGACTGGCTGTGA